Proteins encoded by one window of Anopheles maculipalpis chromosome 2RL, idAnoMacuDA_375_x, whole genome shotgun sequence:
- the LOC126557207 gene encoding protein kinase C isoform X1 codes for MFTGTLRLKVCEAIGLRPTDFQTRHTMTFGRLGDQLIDPYVSIDVDEKFIDRSTTKPRTFDPVWNESFIHEVENANVLGMTIFHEGPITDVFVANTTIPFEDLVTRNESEQQDFWVDLEPQGRLHVKIDLRWTQDANNVASQNSCRRAVVKDQPFLNRRRGAMRRRVHQVNGHKFMATFLRQPTFCSHCREFIWGLGKQGYQCQVCTCVVHKRCHSSVVTKCPKKKDEQTKPTPTEAAQRFNVNMPHRFSVHSFKRLTFCDHCGSLLYGIIRQGLKCEVCSMNIHRRCEGNVANNCGINTKQLAELLNEMGITMDKTPPRRSKYSNQTPSDNLSMSERSDDTSSLDTLSTKSGAESELGAHHLGAAAMHGGGRGQTSKSGGPAMGMLVNLGTDDDGNARPMPGKVCLNDFNFIKVLGKGSFGKVMLAEKKGTDEVYAIKVLKKDVILQDDDVDCTMTEKRILALAAKHPFLTALHSCFQTPDRLFFVMEYVNGGDLMFQIQRARKFDEPRAAFYAAEVTLALQFLHRNGVIYRDLKLDNILLDAEGHCKLADFGMCKEGITGDNLTSTFCGTPDYIAPEILQELDYGPSVDWWALGVLMYEMMAGQPPFEADNEDDLFEAILRDDVLYPVWLSREAVSILKGFMTKNAAKRLGCTDGENQIRSHPFFKDMDWEALEQRKVRPPFRPRVRSARDALNFDTEFTKEDPVLTPVPNDIIRCINQDEFSGFSFTNPEFGPERKIVC; via the exons ATGTTTACGGGTACGCTGCGATTGAAAGTATGCGAGGCGATCGGACTGCGGCCGACCGACTTTCAGACACGGCACACGATGACATTTGGCCGGCTCGGTGATCAGCTCATCGATCCGTACGTGTCGATAGATGTCGACGAGAAGTTCATAG ATCGGTCCACCACAAAGCCACGTACCTTCGATCCGGTGTGGAACGAGAGCTTCATACATGAGGTGGAGAACGCGAACGTGCTCGGGATGACAATCTTCCACGAAGGACCTATCACGGACGTGTTCGTGGCCAACACGACAATACCGTTCGAGGATCTGGTCACGCGCAACGAGTCGGAGCAGCAGGACTTTTGG GTCGATCTCGAACCACAAGGCCGGCTGCACGTGAAGATCGATCTCCGATGGACGCAGGACGCCAACAATGTAGCCTCGCAGAACTCGTGCCGCCGGGCCGTCGTCAAGGATCAGCCATTTTTAAATCGCCGCCGCGGTGCTATGAGAAGGCGTGTTCATCAG GTTAATGGTCACAAGTTTATGGCCACATTCCTGCGTCAACCGACATTCTGTTCCCACTGTCGTGAATTCATATG GGGATTAGGCAAACAGGGCTATCAGTGTCAAG TTTGCACGTGCGTCGTCCACAAGCGGTGCCATAGTTCGGTCGTAACCAAATGTCCAAAGAAAAAGGATGAG cAAACCAAACCGACACCAACGGAAGCAGCCCAACGGTTCAATGTAAATATGCCACATAGGTTTTCAGTGCACTCGTTCAAACGGCTGACGTTCTGTGATCACTGCGGGTCGCTGCTGTACGGTATTATCAGGCAGGGGCTAAAGTGTGAGGTGTGCAGCATGAATATCCACCGGCGCTGCGAAGGCAACGTGGCGAACAATTGCGGCATCAACACCAAGCAGCTGGCGGAGCTGCTAAACGAGATGGGCATCACCATGGATAAAACACCACCCCGTAGATCTAAG TACTCTAACCAAACGCCTAGTGATAACCTATCGATGTCGGAGCGCTCGGACGATACGAGCTCGCTGGACACACTCTCCACCAAAAGTGGGGCAGAAAGTGAGCTCGGCGCTCACCACCTGGGCGCGGCAGCCATGCACGGTGGTGGACGTGGTCAAACGTCCAAATCTGGCGGCCCTGCAATGGGCATGCTGGTGAATCTAGGCACCGACGACGATGGGAATGCGCGACCTATGCCGGGCAAGGTGTGCCTGAACGATTTCAACTTCATCAAGGTGCTGGGCAAGGGTTCGTTCGGCAAGGTGATGCTGGCGGAAAAGAAGGGCACGGACGAGGTGTACGCGATCAAGGTGCTGAAGAAGGACGTAATCCTGCAGGACGACGATGTGGATTGTACGATGACGGAGAAACGCATACTGGCGCTGGCCGCCAAGCATCCGTTCCTGACGGCGCTGCACTCGTGCTTCCAGACGCCCGACCGGCTGTTCTTCGTGATGGAGTACGTGAACGGTGGCGATCTGATGTTCCAGATACAACGGGCCCGCAAGTTCGACGAGCCGCGGGCAGCGTTCTATGCCGCTGAGGTAACGCTTGCGTTGCAGTTTCTCCACCGTAACGGTGTCATCTACCGTGATCTGAAGCTGGACAATATACTGCTCGACGCGGAAGGTCACTGCAAGCTGGCCGACTTTGGCATGTGCAAG GAGGGTATCACCGGCGACAACCTAACGTCCACGTTTTGCGGTACGCCCGACTACATTGCGCCCGAGATACTGCAGGAGCTCGATTACGGACCGTCGGTCGATTGGTGGGCGCTCGGTGTGCTGATGTACGAAATGATGGCCGGACAACCACCGTTCGAGGCGGACAACGAGGACGATCTGTTCGAGGCGATCCTGCGCGACGACGTCCTGTATCCGGTTTGGCTTTCCCGGGAAGCAGTATCGATTCTGAAAG GATTTATGACCAAAAATGCGGCAAAGCGGTTAGGCTGCACCGATGGAGAAAACCAAATCCGAAGTCATCCATTCTTCAAAGATATGGACTGGGAGGCGCTGGAGCAGCGCAAAGTTCGACCACCATTCCGGCCACGAGTG CGAAGTGCTCGCGATGCACTAAACTTCGATACCGAGTTCACGAAGGAGGACCCGGTACTAACGCCGGTACCGAACGATATCATACGATGCATCAATCAGGACgagttttccggcttttcGTTCACGAATCCGGAGTTTGGGccggaaaggaaaattgtttgctaA
- the LOC126560070 gene encoding uncharacterized protein LOC126560070 translates to METIQLKSRDGKTFTVQRTILARSTVLQKKLDELESSKANGDILDVPEADGESLSKLVQWMNRQASSSQEGTENGTASQSMIPNNQEQEQPGGGHKNAKENGGGAAFDKEWFSSIPQLCVLIAVAHRLRLVDFVDAAVSFVIEWREGKHLEDIREMMENQFTSVCGPNQAADGTGTER, encoded by the coding sequence ATGGAGACGATTCAGCTAAAATCGCGTGATGGTAAAACGTTCACCGTCCAACGAaccattctcgcccgttcgACTGTTTTGCAGAAGAAGCTGGATGAGTTGGAAAGTTCCAAAGCGAACGGCGACATTTTGGATGTTCCTGAAGCCGATGGGGAGAGTTTGAGCAAGCTTGTTCAGTGGATGAATCGTCAAGCGAGTTCGTCGCAAGAAGGGACCGAAAATGGCACTGCATCCCAATCGATGATTCCCAACAACCAGGAGCAGGAACAACCTGGTGGTGGCCACAAGAATGCGAAGGAGAACGGTGGCGGTGCCGCCTTCGATAAGGAATGGTTCAGCAGCATTCCACAGCTTTGTGTGCTGATTGCTGTGGCCCATCGATTGCGGCTGGTCGATTTTGTGGATGCCGCTGTTAGCTTTGTGATCGAATGGAGGGAAGGCAAACATTTGGAAGACATCCGCGAGATGATGGAGAATCAGTTCACTAGTGTGTGCGGACCGAATCAAGCTGCTGACGGAACCGGGACGGAGCGTTGA
- the LOC126557207 gene encoding protein kinase C isoform X2, whose product MVTSLWPHSCVNRHSVPTVVNSYVCTCVVHKRCHSSVVTKCPKKKDEQTKPTPTEAAQRFNVNMPHRFSVHSFKRLTFCDHCGSLLYGIIRQGLKCEVCSMNIHRRCEGNVANNCGINTKQLAELLNEMGITMDKTPPRRSKYSNQTPSDNLSMSERSDDTSSLDTLSTKSGAESELGAHHLGAAAMHGGGRGQTSKSGGPAMGMLVNLGTDDDGNARPMPGKVCLNDFNFIKVLGKGSFGKVMLAEKKGTDEVYAIKVLKKDVILQDDDVDCTMTEKRILALAAKHPFLTALHSCFQTPDRLFFVMEYVNGGDLMFQIQRARKFDEPRAAFYAAEVTLALQFLHRNGVIYRDLKLDNILLDAEGHCKLADFGMCKEGITGDNLTSTFCGTPDYIAPEILQELDYGPSVDWWALGVLMYEMMAGQPPFEADNEDDLFEAILRDDVLYPVWLSREAVSILKGFMTKNAAKRLGCTDGENQIRSHPFFKDMDWEALEQRKVRPPFRPRVRSARDALNFDTEFTKEDPVLTPVPNDIIRCINQDEFSGFSFTNPEFGPERKIVC is encoded by the exons ATGGTCACAAGTTTATGGCCACATTCCTGCGTCAACCGACATTCTGTTCCCACTGTCGTGAATTCATATG TTTGCACGTGCGTCGTCCACAAGCGGTGCCATAGTTCGGTCGTAACCAAATGTCCAAAGAAAAAGGATGAG cAAACCAAACCGACACCAACGGAAGCAGCCCAACGGTTCAATGTAAATATGCCACATAGGTTTTCAGTGCACTCGTTCAAACGGCTGACGTTCTGTGATCACTGCGGGTCGCTGCTGTACGGTATTATCAGGCAGGGGCTAAAGTGTGAGGTGTGCAGCATGAATATCCACCGGCGCTGCGAAGGCAACGTGGCGAACAATTGCGGCATCAACACCAAGCAGCTGGCGGAGCTGCTAAACGAGATGGGCATCACCATGGATAAAACACCACCCCGTAGATCTAAG TACTCTAACCAAACGCCTAGTGATAACCTATCGATGTCGGAGCGCTCGGACGATACGAGCTCGCTGGACACACTCTCCACCAAAAGTGGGGCAGAAAGTGAGCTCGGCGCTCACCACCTGGGCGCGGCAGCCATGCACGGTGGTGGACGTGGTCAAACGTCCAAATCTGGCGGCCCTGCAATGGGCATGCTGGTGAATCTAGGCACCGACGACGATGGGAATGCGCGACCTATGCCGGGCAAGGTGTGCCTGAACGATTTCAACTTCATCAAGGTGCTGGGCAAGGGTTCGTTCGGCAAGGTGATGCTGGCGGAAAAGAAGGGCACGGACGAGGTGTACGCGATCAAGGTGCTGAAGAAGGACGTAATCCTGCAGGACGACGATGTGGATTGTACGATGACGGAGAAACGCATACTGGCGCTGGCCGCCAAGCATCCGTTCCTGACGGCGCTGCACTCGTGCTTCCAGACGCCCGACCGGCTGTTCTTCGTGATGGAGTACGTGAACGGTGGCGATCTGATGTTCCAGATACAACGGGCCCGCAAGTTCGACGAGCCGCGGGCAGCGTTCTATGCCGCTGAGGTAACGCTTGCGTTGCAGTTTCTCCACCGTAACGGTGTCATCTACCGTGATCTGAAGCTGGACAATATACTGCTCGACGCGGAAGGTCACTGCAAGCTGGCCGACTTTGGCATGTGCAAG GAGGGTATCACCGGCGACAACCTAACGTCCACGTTTTGCGGTACGCCCGACTACATTGCGCCCGAGATACTGCAGGAGCTCGATTACGGACCGTCGGTCGATTGGTGGGCGCTCGGTGTGCTGATGTACGAAATGATGGCCGGACAACCACCGTTCGAGGCGGACAACGAGGACGATCTGTTCGAGGCGATCCTGCGCGACGACGTCCTGTATCCGGTTTGGCTTTCCCGGGAAGCAGTATCGATTCTGAAAG GATTTATGACCAAAAATGCGGCAAAGCGGTTAGGCTGCACCGATGGAGAAAACCAAATCCGAAGTCATCCATTCTTCAAAGATATGGACTGGGAGGCGCTGGAGCAGCGCAAAGTTCGACCACCATTCCGGCCACGAGTG CGAAGTGCTCGCGATGCACTAAACTTCGATACCGAGTTCACGAAGGAGGACCCGGTACTAACGCCGGTACCGAACGATATCATACGATGCATCAATCAGGACgagttttccggcttttcGTTCACGAATCCGGAGTTTGGGccggaaaggaaaattgtttgctaA